The proteins below come from a single Cervus canadensis isolate Bull #8, Minnesota chromosome 2, ASM1932006v1, whole genome shotgun sequence genomic window:
- the HORMAD1 gene encoding HORMA domain-containing protein 1 isoform X2: MATAQLQRTSMSALIFPNKISTEQQSLVLVKRLLAVSVSCITYLRGIFPECAYGTRYLDDLCVKILREDKNCPGSTQLVKWMLGCYDALHKKYLRMVVLAVYTNPEDPQTISECYQFKFKYTSNGPVMDFTSKNQSNEPNMSSADTKKASILLIRKIYILMQNLGPLPNDVCLTMKLFYYDEVTPPDYQPPGFKDGDCEGVIFEGEPMYLNVGEVPTPFHTFKVKVTTERERMENIGSGILSPKQLKTPLQKILTDKDDVEDDQEHYTSDEFDTDTKMEEQEKNPGYSVHREPSFICEDDEVKSKGSPDFSISHSQVEQLVSKTSELDMSESKTRSGKIFQNKMANGNQHVKSSKENRKRTQLESGKTVLHHFDSSSQESVPKRRKFSEPKEHI; the protein is encoded by the exons ATGGCCACTGCACAATTACAGAGAACTTCTATG AGTGCACTGATATTTCCTAATAAGATATCAACTGAGCAGCAATCTTTAGTGTTAGTGAAGAGGCTCCTAGCAGTTTCAGTATCCTGCATCACATATTTGAGAGGAATATTTCCGGAATGTGCTTATGGAACAAGATATCTAGATG atCTTTGTGTCAAAATTCTGAGAGAAGATAAAAATTGTCCAGGATCTACACAGTTAGTGAAGtg GATGTTAGGATGCTATGATGCTTTACACAAAAAATAT CTGAGGATGGTTGTTCTAGct gtgTACACCAATCCAGAAGACCCTCAG acAATTTCAGAATGTTACCAATTTAAATTCAAGTACACCAGTAATGGACCAGTCATGGACTTTACAAG TAAAAACCAAAGCAATGAACCTAATATGTCATCTGCTGACACCAAGAAAGCAAGTATTCTTCTCATTCGCAAGATTTATATTCTAATGCAAAATCTGGGACCTTTACCTAATGATGTTTGTTTGACCATGAAACTTTTTTACTACGATGAAG TTACACCCCCAGATTACCAGCCTCCTGGTTTTAAGGATGGTGATTGTGAAGGAGTGATATTTGAAGGGGAGCCTATGTACTTAAATGTGGGAGAAGTTCCAACACCTTTTCACACTTTCAAAGTAAAAGTGACCACTGAGAGAGAACGAATGGAAAATATTGGTTCAGGTATATTATCaccaaaacaattaaaaacaccACTTCAAAAAATTCTTACGGACAAAGATGATGTAGAAGATGACCAGGAGCATTATACAAGT GATGAGTTTGACACTGATACTAaaatggaagagcaggaaaaaaaccCTGGCTATTCTGTACATAGAG aacCAAGTTTCATTTGTGAGGACGATGAAGTGAAATCTAAAGGAAGTCCAGATTTTTCAATTTCTCATTCTCAG gttGAGCAGTTAGTCAGTAAAACATCTGAACTTGATATGTCTGAAAGCAAAACAAGAAGTGGaaaaatttttcagaataaaatg GCTAATGGAAATCAACATGTAAAATCTTCTAAGGAAAATCGGAAGAGAACTCAGCTTGAATCTGGGAAAACA GTCCTTCATCACTTTGATTCTTCTAGTCAGGAGTCAGtgccaaaaagaagaaagtttagTGAACCGAAGGAGcatatataa
- the HORMAD1 gene encoding HORMA domain-containing protein 1 isoform X1 gives MATAQLQRTSMSALIFPNKISTEQQSLVLVKRLLAVSVSCITYLRGIFPECAYGTRYLDDLCVKILREDKNCPGSTQLVKWPQSLFPLLNEQGPELFFLSQNQFSYWLRMVVLAVYTNPEDPQTISECYQFKFKYTSNGPVMDFTSKNQSNEPNMSSADTKKASILLIRKIYILMQNLGPLPNDVCLTMKLFYYDEVTPPDYQPPGFKDGDCEGVIFEGEPMYLNVGEVPTPFHTFKVKVTTERERMENIGSGILSPKQLKTPLQKILTDKDDVEDDQEHYTSDEFDTDTKMEEQEKNPGYSVHREPSFICEDDEVKSKGSPDFSISHSQVEQLVSKTSELDMSESKTRSGKIFQNKMANGNQHVKSSKENRKRTQLESGKTVLHHFDSSSQESVPKRRKFSEPKEHI, from the exons ATGGCCACTGCACAATTACAGAGAACTTCTATG AGTGCACTGATATTTCCTAATAAGATATCAACTGAGCAGCAATCTTTAGTGTTAGTGAAGAGGCTCCTAGCAGTTTCAGTATCCTGCATCACATATTTGAGAGGAATATTTCCGGAATGTGCTTATGGAACAAGATATCTAGATG atCTTTGTGTCAAAATTCTGAGAGAAGATAAAAATTGTCCAGGATCTACACAGTTAGTGAAGtg GCCCCAAAGCCTCTTCCCTTTACTCAATGAGCAGGGCCCTGAACTGTTTTTCTTGTCTCAAAACCAGTTCTCATATTGG CTGAGGATGGTTGTTCTAGct gtgTACACCAATCCAGAAGACCCTCAG acAATTTCAGAATGTTACCAATTTAAATTCAAGTACACCAGTAATGGACCAGTCATGGACTTTACAAG TAAAAACCAAAGCAATGAACCTAATATGTCATCTGCTGACACCAAGAAAGCAAGTATTCTTCTCATTCGCAAGATTTATATTCTAATGCAAAATCTGGGACCTTTACCTAATGATGTTTGTTTGACCATGAAACTTTTTTACTACGATGAAG TTACACCCCCAGATTACCAGCCTCCTGGTTTTAAGGATGGTGATTGTGAAGGAGTGATATTTGAAGGGGAGCCTATGTACTTAAATGTGGGAGAAGTTCCAACACCTTTTCACACTTTCAAAGTAAAAGTGACCACTGAGAGAGAACGAATGGAAAATATTGGTTCAGGTATATTATCaccaaaacaattaaaaacaccACTTCAAAAAATTCTTACGGACAAAGATGATGTAGAAGATGACCAGGAGCATTATACAAGT GATGAGTTTGACACTGATACTAaaatggaagagcaggaaaaaaaccCTGGCTATTCTGTACATAGAG aacCAAGTTTCATTTGTGAGGACGATGAAGTGAAATCTAAAGGAAGTCCAGATTTTTCAATTTCTCATTCTCAG gttGAGCAGTTAGTCAGTAAAACATCTGAACTTGATATGTCTGAAAGCAAAACAAGAAGTGGaaaaatttttcagaataaaatg GCTAATGGAAATCAACATGTAAAATCTTCTAAGGAAAATCGGAAGAGAACTCAGCTTGAATCTGGGAAAACA GTCCTTCATCACTTTGATTCTTCTAGTCAGGAGTCAGtgccaaaaagaagaaagtttagTGAACCGAAGGAGcatatataa